Proteins from one Sphingomonas sp. HF-S4 genomic window:
- the ftsH gene encoding ATP-dependent zinc metalloprotease FtsH, which yields MNDNNKPQGPENGGGNPWMKSLLIWVGILAALALFVTMFDRPTGAAAGDAMSYSAFLDKVQAGEVKSVNIAAGSAGTSTVSGTLTSDAKFRTNAPSDPQLISTLREKGVAINARPEEQPSVWFYILYQSLPFLLFLGIAFFVLRQMQKNSGSGAMGFGKSRAKLLTQKEGKVTFDDVAGIDEAREELQEIVEFLKDPTKFARLGGKIPKGALLVGSPGTGKTLLARAIAGEAGVPFFTISGSDFVEMFVGVGASRVRDMFEQAKKSAPCIVFIDEIDAVGRSRGAGLGNQNDEREQTLNQLLVEMDGFEANEGIIIVAATNRPDVLDPALLRPGRFDRQVVVPRPDIEGRVKILQVHMKKVPLAPDVDPRVIARGTPGFSGADLANLVNEAALLAARRGKRLVAMSEFEDAKDKVMMGSERKSMLMTEDEKRMTAYHEAGHAVVAMHEPASDPIHKATIIPRGRALGMVMRLPERDQNSMHRDQMYAHLSIAMGGRVAEELIFGYDRVSSGASSDIQSATRLARSMVTKWGMSEAVGPLEYAEDEQSYLGYGGSRAAPMSNETAQLIDGEIKKLVEGGLNRAKQVLTDHVDQLHSLAQALLEYETLTGEEIKRLIAGEDMGREDPGAKAAPVAAAGTSIPKIRKPKGPFGNPTPQGA from the coding sequence ATGAACGACAACAACAAGCCGCAGGGTCCCGAAAACGGCGGCGGCAATCCCTGGATGAAGAGCCTCCTGATCTGGGTGGGCATCCTTGCCGCGCTGGCGCTGTTCGTGACGATGTTCGATCGTCCGACCGGAGCGGCCGCGGGCGATGCGATGTCCTATTCGGCGTTCCTCGACAAGGTGCAGGCCGGCGAAGTCAAGTCGGTCAACATCGCCGCGGGCTCTGCGGGCACCAGCACGGTTTCGGGCACGCTCACCAGCGACGCCAAGTTCCGCACCAACGCGCCGAGCGACCCGCAGCTGATCTCGACGCTGCGCGAGAAGGGCGTCGCGATCAATGCGCGCCCCGAGGAGCAGCCCTCGGTCTGGTTCTATATCCTCTATCAGTCGCTCCCCTTCCTGCTCTTCCTCGGAATCGCCTTCTTCGTACTGCGCCAGATGCAGAAGAATTCGGGCAGCGGCGCGATGGGCTTCGGCAAGAGCCGCGCCAAGCTGCTTACCCAGAAGGAAGGCAAGGTCACGTTTGATGACGTGGCAGGCATCGACGAGGCGCGCGAAGAGCTTCAGGAGATCGTCGAGTTCCTCAAGGACCCGACCAAGTTCGCCCGCCTGGGCGGCAAGATCCCCAAGGGCGCGCTGCTCGTCGGCTCGCCCGGCACCGGCAAGACCTTGCTCGCCCGCGCGATCGCGGGTGAGGCGGGCGTGCCCTTCTTCACGATCTCGGGTTCGGACTTCGTCGAGATGTTCGTCGGCGTCGGCGCGAGCCGCGTCCGCGACATGTTCGAGCAGGCCAAGAAATCGGCGCCGTGCATCGTCTTCATCGACGAGATCGACGCGGTCGGCCGTTCGCGCGGCGCGGGTCTCGGCAACCAGAATGACGAGCGCGAGCAGACGCTCAACCAACTCCTCGTCGAGATGGATGGCTTCGAAGCGAATGAAGGCATCATCATCGTCGCGGCGACCAACCGCCCCGACGTGCTCGATCCCGCGTTGCTCCGTCCGGGCCGCTTCGACCGCCAAGTCGTGGTGCCGCGTCCGGACATCGAAGGCCGGGTCAAGATCCTCCAGGTCCATATGAAGAAGGTGCCGCTGGCGCCGGACGTCGATCCGCGCGTGATCGCGCGCGGCACGCCAGGCTTCTCGGGCGCCGATCTGGCCAACCTCGTCAACGAGGCGGCGCTGCTTGCGGCCCGCCGCGGCAAGCGCCTCGTCGCGATGAGCGAATTCGAGGACGCCAAGGACAAGGTCATGATGGGCAGCGAACGCAAGTCGATGCTCATGACCGAGGACGAGAAGCGGATGACCGCGTATCACGAGGCCGGCCATGCCGTCGTCGCGATGCACGAGCCGGCTTCGGACCCGATCCACAAGGCGACGATCATCCCGCGCGGCCGCGCGCTGGGCATGGTGATGCGCCTGCCGGAACGCGACCAGAACTCCATGCACCGCGACCAGATGTATGCGCATCTCTCGATCGCGATGGGCGGCCGCGTCGCCGAGGAACTGATCTTCGGCTATGATCGCGTGTCTTCGGGTGCCTCGTCCGATATCCAGTCGGCGACGCGCCTGGCGCGCTCGATGGTCACCAAATGGGGCATGTCCGAAGCGGTCGGTCCGCTCGAATATGCCGAGGATGAGCAGAGCTATCTGGGATATGGCGGCAGCCGCGCGGCACCGATGTCGAACGAGACCGCGCAGCTCATCGACGGCGAGATCAAGAAGCTGGTCGAGGGCGGGCTCAACCGCGCCAAGCAGGTACTGACCGATCATGTCGACCAGCTCCACTCGCTGGCGCAGGCGCTGCTCGAATACGAGACGCTGACCGGCGAGGAGATCAAGCGGCTGATCGCGGGCGAGGACATGGGCCGCGAGGATCCCGGCGCGAAGGCGGCGCCGGTCGCCGCGGCGGGCACCTCGATCCCCAAGATCCGCAAGCCCAAGGGTCCGTTCGGCAATCCCACCCCGCAAGGTGCATGA
- a CDS encoding DUF3667 domain-containing protein, which translates to MGEFEAAGEIVTGGLLGRAVEPRAGEGHHQAHGLCLNCGTALIGSHCHQCGQAGHVHRSLHAIGHEIVHGVFHFEGKFWRTLPLLAWRPGDLTRRYIAGERARFVSPMAIFLFSIFAMFAVFSFAGIAPPTDMRGVNAYPLAAIGVERKQVTEDRKDAIEKRDRSEIGSERRARQEREIAEADARLKDLDLAAKQLKEDPIEVKVAHTGLYALDHGIEKWQQNPSLMIYKLQSSVYKFSWLLIPLSLPFVWLLFFWKRQYKLYDHAIFITYSIAFMSLLFIALTVARAAGAPYKMLGMAGMLIPFVHITRQLQQAYRLRWWSAILRALVLTHLIAIIMTIFLLILVSMGMMG; encoded by the coding sequence ATGGGGGAATTCGAAGCAGCCGGCGAGATCGTCACCGGAGGATTGCTGGGTCGCGCGGTGGAACCGCGCGCCGGCGAGGGGCATCATCAGGCACATGGGCTGTGCCTCAATTGCGGCACCGCACTGATCGGCTCGCATTGCCATCAATGCGGGCAAGCGGGGCATGTCCACCGCTCGCTGCACGCCATCGGACACGAGATCGTCCACGGCGTGTTCCATTTCGAGGGCAAGTTCTGGCGGACATTGCCGCTGCTCGCCTGGCGTCCCGGCGATCTCACGCGGCGCTATATCGCGGGCGAGCGTGCGCGCTTCGTTTCGCCGATGGCGATCTTCCTGTTCTCGATCTTCGCGATGTTCGCAGTCTTCTCGTTCGCGGGGATCGCGCCGCCGACCGACATGCGCGGCGTCAATGCCTATCCGCTCGCGGCGATCGGAGTCGAGCGCAAGCAGGTGACCGAAGATCGCAAGGACGCAATCGAGAAGCGCGACCGGTCCGAAATCGGCAGCGAGCGGCGCGCAAGGCAGGAGCGCGAGATCGCCGAAGCGGATGCGCGCCTCAAGGATCTCGACCTTGCCGCCAAGCAGCTCAAGGAGGATCCGATCGAGGTCAAGGTGGCGCACACGGGATTGTATGCACTCGATCACGGTATCGAGAAGTGGCAGCAGAACCCGTCGCTGATGATCTACAAGCTCCAGTCGAGCGTCTATAAATTCTCCTGGCTGCTCATCCCGTTGTCGCTGCCCTTCGTGTGGCTGCTGTTCTTCTGGAAGCGCCAATACAAGCTCTACGATCACGCCATCTTCATCACCTATTCGATCGCGTTCATGTCGCTGCTGTTCATTGCCCTCACCGTGGCTCGCGCGGCAGGGGCACCCTATAAGATGCTAGGTATGGCGGGGATGCTTATCCCGTTCGTCCACATCACCCGGCAGCTGCAACAAGCCTATCGGCTGCGCTGGTGGTCGGCGATCCTGCGCGCGTTGGTGCTGACTCATCTGATCGCGATCATAATGACCATCTTCCTGCTGATCCTCGTCAGCATGGGCATGATGGGCTGA
- a CDS encoding glutamate-5-semialdehyde dehydrogenase → MADADTQMLIADMAVRARTAARRLAAMTSEQKSRALLSAAQAIRDASEAIVAANAQDMSAAEASGLSGALLDRLRLDAARVEATAAGVEAVAKLDDPVGTLIERVDRPNGLVLTRVRIPIGVIGIIYESRPNVTADAGALCAMSGNAAILRGGSEAIRSNRAIHAALALGLEAGGMPADAIQLVPVTDRAAVGAMLTAEGAIDMIVPRGGKSLVARVQAEARVPVLAHLDGLNHTYIDRAADPAMARDLALNAKMRRTGICGATETLLIDRGFADPAPVLAALAEAGCELRGDAEVQAIEPRVVAASSEDWDTEYLDAILSVKLVDGVDAAMAHIAAHGSHHTDAIVTEDIATAERFLGEVDSAIVMWNASTQFADGGEFGLGAEIGISTGRLHARGPVALEGLTTYKWVVRGSGQARP, encoded by the coding sequence ATGGCCGACGCAGACACACAGATGCTGATCGCCGACATGGCCGTGCGGGCTCGCACCGCGGCGCGCCGACTGGCGGCGATGACCAGCGAGCAAAAGAGCCGCGCCCTGCTTTCGGCGGCGCAGGCGATCCGCGATGCGAGCGAGGCGATCGTCGCTGCGAATGCGCAGGACATGTCGGCGGCGGAGGCCTCGGGGCTGTCGGGCGCGCTGCTCGACCGGTTGCGGCTCGATGCCGCGCGAGTCGAAGCGACCGCGGCGGGGGTCGAGGCCGTGGCGAAGCTCGACGATCCCGTCGGCACGCTGATCGAGCGCGTCGATCGGCCGAACGGCTTGGTGCTGACGCGGGTGCGCATCCCGATCGGAGTGATCGGCATCATCTATGAGAGCCGGCCCAACGTCACCGCCGATGCCGGCGCGCTCTGCGCGATGTCGGGCAACGCAGCGATCCTGCGCGGCGGCTCCGAGGCGATCCGCAGCAATCGCGCGATCCACGCAGCGTTGGCGCTGGGTCTCGAGGCGGGCGGAATGCCCGCCGACGCGATCCAGCTCGTCCCGGTTACCGATCGTGCCGCGGTCGGCGCGATGCTCACTGCCGAAGGTGCGATCGATATGATCGTCCCGCGCGGGGGCAAGAGCCTCGTCGCGCGCGTCCAGGCCGAGGCGCGCGTCCCGGTGCTCGCGCATCTCGACGGGCTCAACCACACCTATATCGATCGCGCCGCCGATCCGGCGATGGCGCGCGACCTCGCGCTCAACGCCAAGATGCGCCGCACCGGCATCTGCGGCGCGACCGAGACGCTGCTGATCGACCGCGGCTTCGCCGATCCCGCGCCGGTGCTGGCGGCGCTGGCCGAGGCCGGGTGCGAGCTGCGCGGCGACGCCGAGGTCCAGGCGATCGAGCCGCGCGTCGTCGCTGCGAGCAGCGAGGATTGGGATACCGAATATCTCGACGCGATCCTTTCGGTGAAGCTGGTCGACGGCGTCGACGCGGCGATGGCGCACATCGCCGCGCACGGATCGCATCACACCGACGCGATCGTCACCGAGGACATCGCCACCGCCGAGCGGTTCCTGGGCGAAGTCGACAGCGCGATCGTGATGTGGAACGCCTCGACTCAATTCGCCGATGGCGGCGAGTTCGGGCTCGGCGCCGAGATCGGCATCTCCACCGGCCGGCTGCATGCCCGCGGCCCCGTCGCGCTGGAGGGGCTGACGACCTACAAATGGGTGGTCCGGGGGAGCGGACAGGCGCGGCCTTGA
- a CDS encoding CopG family ribbon-helix-helix protein — translation MTIVADLSPDTAAEVARIIELRGCSFTDFAIEAIERAVAAESEFMAFIQEGIDDLEAGRVVDHATVMAELDQRIAKHEARCGR, via the coding sequence ATGACCATCGTTGCCGATCTTAGCCCCGACACGGCTGCCGAAGTGGCGCGGATTATCGAGTTGCGTGGCTGTAGCTTTACCGACTTCGCGATCGAGGCAATCGAGCGTGCGGTTGCAGCGGAAAGCGAGTTCATGGCCTTCATCCAGGAAGGCATAGACGATCTTGAGGCGGGCCGCGTGGTGGATCACGCCACGGTCATGGCAGAACTAGACCAAAGGATCGCCAAGCACGAGGCGCGATGCGGCCGGTAA
- a CDS encoding type II toxin-antitoxin system RelE/ParE family toxin, translating to MRPVIWSEASLRDLAEIDAFLDERDSRIASQMLRAVRTAVARLQEYPQNGWHVRGEFRVFKVAQTPYRVVYRVAAENLEIARIRHVRENWR from the coding sequence ATGCGGCCGGTAATCTGGTCGGAGGCATCGCTTCGGGATCTTGCGGAAATAGATGCGTTTCTCGACGAACGGGATTCCAGAATCGCATCACAGATGCTTCGAGCTGTTCGAACGGCAGTGGCGCGCTTGCAAGAATATCCACAAAACGGCTGGCACGTCCGAGGCGAGTTCCGCGTCTTCAAAGTAGCGCAAACCCCCTATCGTGTCGTCTATCGGGTGGCGGCCGAAAATCTGGAAATAGCACGCATCCGGCACGTCCGCGAAAATTGGCGCTAG
- a CDS encoding nicotinate-nucleotide adenylyltransferase: protein MGKRIGLLGGSFNPAHRGHRKLSLHALRALGLDEVWWLVSPGNPLKPVKGMAPFPARLASARRIARHAPIRATAIEARLKTRYTADTLDKLVRLHPKHRFIWLMGADNLAQFHQWRDWRGIARQVPIAVIARPGYDARAHASPAMSWLRRAVRPAGQAKKWTRWRLPAVVLLRFRPDPTSATRIRAADPAWHRQFPGARAILSPPPVPSPPSHAQSLQP, encoded by the coding sequence TTGGGGAAACGCATCGGCCTCCTTGGCGGCTCGTTCAATCCGGCACATCGCGGCCACCGGAAACTCTCGCTTCACGCGCTGCGCGCGCTGGGACTCGACGAGGTATGGTGGCTGGTCTCGCCCGGCAATCCGCTCAAGCCCGTCAAGGGCATGGCGCCCTTCCCCGCCCGGCTCGCCTCGGCTCGCCGGATCGCGCGCCACGCGCCGATCCGCGCAACGGCGATCGAGGCACGGCTCAAGACCCGCTACACCGCCGACACGCTCGACAAGCTGGTGCGCCTCCACCCCAAACATCGTTTCATCTGGCTGATGGGCGCCGACAATCTCGCCCAGTTCCACCAGTGGCGCGACTGGCGCGGGATTGCCCGGCAGGTTCCGATTGCGGTGATTGCGCGTCCGGGCTATGATGCCCGAGCTCACGCAAGTCCTGCGATGAGTTGGCTGCGGCGCGCTGTGCGGCCCGCAGGCCAGGCGAAGAAATGGACGCGTTGGAGATTGCCGGCCGTCGTGCTGCTGCGCTTTCGCCCCGATCCGACTTCGGCGACTCGCATTCGCGCCGCCGATCCTGCCTGGCACCGGCAATTCCCGGGCGCGCGCGCGATCCTGTCGCCGCCGCCCGTGCCGTCTCCACCATCGCATGCACAATCGTTGCAACCCTGA
- the rsfS gene encoding ribosome silencing factor has product MASLDDDQAVETVSIPLAGKSSIADYMVVASGRSTRQVASMAAKLAEKIKAEFGRSPRVEGLPTADWVLIDAGDVIVHLFRPEVRSFYNLERMWSFGETAGQA; this is encoded by the coding sequence ATGGCTTCGCTCGACGACGACCAGGCGGTGGAAACCGTCTCGATCCCGCTCGCCGGCAAGAGCAGCATCGCCGACTATATGGTCGTCGCCTCGGGCCGCTCGACCCGCCAGGTCGCTTCGATGGCGGCCAAGCTCGCCGAGAAGATCAAGGCCGAGTTCGGTCGGAGCCCACGCGTCGAGGGCCTGCCCACCGCCGACTGGGTGCTGATCGATGCCGGCGACGTGATCGTCCACCTGTTCCGCCCCGAAGTGCGCAGCTTCTACAATCTCGAGCGGATGTGGTCGTTCGGGGAAACCGCCGGGCAGGCCTGA
- a CDS encoding 23S rRNA (pseudouridine(1915)-N(3))-methyltransferase RlmH produces MLLHIVARGRIGRGPEAELVERYVKRVAWPTRITELPDTGGKMPERAPGTRLVMLDETGENLPSRVIAERLGHWRDDGVREVRFLIGAADGFDDAQRAEADLLISFGRATWPHLMARAMLAEQLWRATSILANHPYHREG; encoded by the coding sequence ATGCTGCTCCATATCGTCGCGCGCGGGCGCATCGGGCGCGGGCCCGAGGCCGAGCTGGTCGAGCGCTATGTCAAGCGCGTCGCCTGGCCGACCCGGATCACCGAACTTCCCGACACCGGCGGCAAGATGCCCGAGCGCGCGCCGGGCACGCGCCTCGTCATGCTGGACGAGACCGGCGAGAACCTGCCCTCGCGCGTGATCGCCGAGCGGCTGGGACATTGGCGCGACGACGGGGTGCGCGAGGTGCGCTTCCTGATCGGCGCGGCTGACGGCTTCGACGACGCCCAGCGCGCCGAGGCCGATTTGCTGATCTCGTTCGGCCGCGCGACCTGGCCGCATCTGATGGCGCGCGCGATGCTCGCCGAGCAATTGTGGCGCGCCACCTCGATCCTTGCCAATCACCCCTATCACCGCGAAGGGTGA
- a CDS encoding murein hydrolase activator EnvC family protein, with product MGPKRSIATAATLLAMLAAGSMAPAQEMRAQQAKLKSATAASNAADARARQLEAAAANERDRATKARAQEAAAAERIKAAEADIAAAEARIAIVDRLLASQRSQVAERQGPIVRLIAALQSMARRPAVLGLIQPGSTQDMVHVRAVLGTTLPVVERRTTEIRAELARVQQLRVNADTAVQSLRDGRTRLEAERIALVQLEATHRARSQALGRSALVESDRALAMGERARDIVDQMQSQEEANQVQRALLDLPGPLPRPDSASPSPPAARPAAYRLPVAGQLVTGLGELSATGVRARGLTLATTVNARVVAPAGGRVVYAGPFRGYGGVVIVDHGEGWTTLVAGLGGIAVRVGNQVAQGGVLGRAWREGEPRVTIELRRRGQPVDLAQLLN from the coding sequence ATGGGGCCCAAGCGGAGCATCGCCACTGCCGCGACCTTGCTGGCCATGCTCGCCGCGGGGAGCATGGCGCCGGCGCAGGAGATGCGCGCGCAGCAGGCCAAGCTCAAATCGGCCACCGCCGCCTCCAATGCCGCCGATGCCCGCGCCCGCCAGCTCGAAGCCGCGGCGGCCAATGAACGCGATCGCGCGACAAAGGCGCGCGCACAGGAAGCCGCCGCCGCCGAACGGATCAAGGCGGCCGAGGCCGATATCGCTGCCGCCGAGGCGCGGATCGCGATCGTCGATCGGTTGCTCGCCAGCCAGCGCAGCCAGGTCGCCGAGCGCCAGGGTCCCATCGTCCGGCTGATCGCCGCGCTGCAATCGATGGCACGGCGCCCCGCGGTGCTCGGGCTGATCCAGCCGGGATCGACGCAGGACATGGTCCATGTTCGCGCGGTGCTCGGCACGACGCTGCCAGTAGTCGAGCGGCGCACTACCGAGATCCGCGCCGAGCTCGCTCGCGTCCAGCAGCTCCGCGTCAACGCCGACACCGCGGTGCAGAGCCTGCGCGATGGCCGCACGCGGCTGGAGGCCGAACGGATCGCGCTCGTCCAGCTCGAGGCGACCCACCGCGCACGATCGCAGGCGCTCGGACGCAGCGCCTTGGTCGAATCGGACCGCGCGCTGGCAATGGGCGAGCGCGCGCGCGACATCGTCGACCAGATGCAGAGTCAGGAGGAGGCTAACCAGGTCCAGCGCGCGCTGCTCGACCTGCCGGGCCCGCTGCCGCGGCCCGATTCGGCATCGCCTTCGCCCCCGGCAGCGCGCCCGGCCGCCTATCGCCTGCCGGTCGCCGGCCAGCTCGTCACCGGGCTCGGCGAGCTTTCCGCCACCGGGGTGCGAGCGCGCGGACTCACCCTCGCCACCACCGTCAACGCGCGCGTCGTCGCGCCCGCGGGGGGACGCGTGGTCTATGCCGGGCCCTTCCGCGGCTATGGCGGCGTCGTCATCGTCGATCATGGCGAGGGCTGGACGACGCTCGTTGCCGGGCTGGGCGGGATCGCGGTGCGCGTTGGCAACCAAGTGGCGCAGGGCGGCGTGCTCGGCCGCGCTTGGCGCGAGGGCGAGCCGCGCGTCACGATCGAGCTGCGCCGCCGCGGCCAGCCTGTCGACCTCGCGCAATTGCTGAACTGA
- a CDS encoding S41 family peptidase has translation MLRPLLQVTAAVSALALVPVASGAMAGVDTNSYRELDTFMEVFSQVKANYVDKVDDKTLMKGAIQGMLAALDPHSSFADGLDFDNLKIQTEGNYGGLGLTVTQENGAVKVISPTEDTPAARAGIKSGDYITHIDGKFIVGGSLDEAIEQMRGQPGTKINLTIVRAGADKPLQMSMVREIIVQKPVKWEVKDGVGYININTFTAQTGADTIKAIQGIEKQLGHKPLGYVVDLRENGGGLLSEAIAVSDVFLSHGEIVSQRGREKGDIERYYAESMVPGDLAKGLPVIVLVDSGTASASEIVAGALQDHHRGLVMGVRSFGKGSVQTILPMGARAALRLTTARYYTPSGHSVQEGGIKPDLLVPQISDPDYKDRTVIREADLRKHLINSEKVDDATLEDDARTDPRFAATAEELKKKGIEDFQLHYALQTIVRSGGKPQVAVKGGR, from the coding sequence ATGCTTCGTCCGCTTCTCCAGGTCACCGCCGCCGTCAGCGCGCTCGCGCTCGTTCCCGTCGCCTCAGGGGCGATGGCCGGGGTCGACACCAACAGCTATCGCGAACTCGACACCTTCATGGAGGTGTTCAGCCAGGTGAAGGCGAACTATGTCGACAAGGTCGATGACAAGACGCTGATGAAGGGCGCGATCCAGGGCATGCTCGCCGCGCTCGATCCGCATTCGAGCTTCGCTGACGGCCTCGACTTCGACAATCTCAAGATCCAGACCGAAGGCAATTACGGCGGGCTCGGCCTCACCGTCACGCAGGAAAATGGCGCGGTGAAAGTGATTTCGCCGACCGAGGACACGCCCGCAGCGCGCGCGGGAATCAAGTCCGGCGACTATATCACGCATATCGATGGCAAGTTCATCGTCGGCGGCAGCCTGGACGAGGCGATCGAGCAGATGCGCGGCCAGCCTGGCACCAAGATCAACCTGACGATCGTCCGCGCCGGCGCCGACAAGCCGCTCCAGATGAGCATGGTTCGCGAGATCATTGTCCAGAAGCCGGTCAAGTGGGAAGTCAAGGACGGCGTCGGCTATATCAACATCAACACCTTCACCGCGCAGACCGGTGCCGACACGATCAAGGCGATCCAGGGCATCGAGAAGCAGCTCGGCCACAAGCCGCTCGGCTATGTCGTCGACCTGCGCGAGAATGGCGGCGGGCTGCTGAGCGAGGCGATCGCCGTCTCCGACGTGTTCCTCAGCCATGGCGAGATCGTCTCGCAGCGCGGCCGCGAGAAGGGCGATATCGAGCGCTACTACGCCGAATCGATGGTGCCGGGCGATCTCGCCAAGGGACTGCCGGTGATCGTGCTCGTCGATTCGGGCACGGCCTCGGCCTCGGAGATCGTCGCGGGCGCGCTCCAGGACCATCATCGCGGGCTCGTCATGGGCGTGCGCAGCTTCGGCAAGGGCTCGGTGCAGACGATCCTGCCGATGGGCGCGCGCGCGGCGCTTCGGCTGACCACCGCGCGCTACTACACCCCGTCGGGGCATTCGGTGCAGGAAGGCGGGATCAAGCCCGACCTGCTCGTGCCCCAGATTTCCGACCCCGATTACAAGGACCGCACCGTGATCCGCGAGGCGGATTTGCGGAAGCACCTGATCAATTCGGAGAAGGTCGACGACGCGACGCTCGAGGACGATGCGCGTACCGACCCGCGCTTCGCGGCGACCGCCGAGGAACTGAAGAAGAAGGGCATCGAGGACTTCCAGCTCCATTACGCGCTGCAGACGATCGTTCGGTCGGGCGGCAAGCCGCAGGTCGCCGTCAAGGGCGGCCGCTAA
- a CDS encoding disulfide bond formation protein B: protein MRSDGLRIARWIALLLPAALLAGAWGSQLFGLVPCEMCHWQRWPHYAAIPVALLAFAPVARPVKMLFVLFAGVLIAVSGTIGVFHAGVEYHWWQGITACTAPIGHGDPMEMLTQALRRPIVRCDVPQWTLFGISLAGFNAILSLGGAVAIFALAPRKARR from the coding sequence GTGCGCAGCGACGGGCTTCGCATCGCGCGATGGATCGCGCTCCTGCTTCCGGCGGCGTTGCTCGCTGGCGCCTGGGGATCGCAGCTGTTCGGGCTAGTGCCGTGCGAGATGTGCCATTGGCAGCGCTGGCCGCATTATGCCGCGATTCCGGTTGCGCTGCTCGCCTTTGCGCCGGTGGCGCGGCCGGTGAAGATGCTGTTCGTGCTGTTCGCCGGGGTGCTGATCGCCGTCAGCGGGACGATCGGGGTGTTCCACGCCGGCGTCGAATATCACTGGTGGCAGGGGATCACCGCGTGCACCGCGCCGATCGGCCATGGCGATCCGATGGAGATGCTCACCCAGGCGTTGCGCCGTCCGATCGTGCGGTGTGACGTACCGCAATGGACGCTTTTCGGAATCAGCCTGGCGGGCTTCAACGCGATCCTGTCGCTCGGCGGCGCAGTCGCGATCTTCGCCCTGGCGCCGCGAAAGGCCCGCCGATGA
- a CDS encoding demethoxyubiquinone hydroxylase family protein: MSWKPGDRREGTKAMIRVDQAGEYGATRIYAGQLAVMGDRTPAARTINGMANQEERHRVFFDAMIARRGVRPTALQPFWDVAGFALGAATAAIGPAAAMACTAAVETEIDLHYQRQLAELGENDPELSHAVAEFREEELEHRDTAIAHGAETAVAYPLLSGMIRLGCRAAIAISKRI; this comes from the coding sequence ATGAGCTGGAAGCCCGGTGATCGCCGCGAAGGCACCAAGGCGATGATCCGCGTCGACCAGGCCGGCGAATATGGCGCGACGCGCATCTATGCCGGGCAGCTCGCGGTGATGGGCGACCGTACACCCGCCGCACGCACGATCAACGGCATGGCCAACCAGGAGGAGCGGCACCGCGTCTTCTTCGATGCGATGATCGCGCGGCGCGGGGTGCGCCCGACGGCGCTCCAACCCTTCTGGGACGTCGCGGGCTTCGCGCTCGGCGCTGCGACGGCGGCGATCGGCCCGGCGGCGGCGATGGCGTGCACCGCCGCAGTCGAGACCGAGATCGATCTTCACTACCAGCGCCAGCTCGCCGAGCTGGGCGAGAACGACCCCGAATTGAGCCACGCCGTCGCCGAGTTTCGCGAGGAGGAGCTCGAGCATCGCGACACCGCGATCGCCCATGGCGCCGAGACTGCGGTGGCCTATCCACTACTCTCGGGAATGATCCGTCTGGGCTGCCGCGCCGCCATTGCGATCTCGAAACGGATATGA